A region of the Mytilus edulis chromosome 11, xbMytEdul2.2, whole genome shotgun sequence genome:
attgtcAAATGTATTTCAGGAATATGCAAGAAATGTCGTGGTGTCTACTATAATACATTTCCAGCCACTGATGTTGAATGTCAGGTAATAATctcattaaaacaaaacatatatcaatatgaCAATTTTACATTTAGACCTTTTATAAACAACctcaaatatatatatggttaaagcatatatatatatatatagatatataacctAGTTTGTTCTTTTGAGATtcagtaaagttttgtttttataaacatttttcaaaaaatttaaagtcataaatatcaaatgatattttttcacTGCAGGTGTATTGTATATTTAATACAACACAATTCAGCAAGACTTGTTACTTGACCTGCATTGCATGCTTAAATGACTTTGGTTAAGTTTTTGCAATTACGCAAATGTATTTTACAGTTAcctttgtaatacatgtacatgtatattaaagatAATTGATcacaacagtatttttctataaaacaacACCGTTGAACAACGCTTGTATCACTTTAACCTACATTTTACAGTTAGGCATCCATAATTACAATGTTTACCATTCAGTGAGTtctggtatacatgtacatgtttggaTATTAGACCAGATGtatttattacaattttaaatcCATGCATGATTATCTCTAAATTAATGTCTTAGTATTAACATACAGTCCCAATGTGTCAAACTGTTTCCTGCACAGGTACCATTTTTGGCTTTTAAACCTGATAACATATTGTccattatatatataacaaaatacgatgtggtatgattgccaatgtgacaactctccacaagcatgacaagagaacaaaatgacacagaaattaacaattatacatgTTTTTGTAGGTGACAATGTTAAACTATTCAAACTAGAAAACGCACggccttattttatataaaaagaaataatgaaaaacaaacaacaaccactgaattacaggcttctgactagggacaggcataTTCATACATAAGGTGGCGGGGTTACACAACCCTCTGCATAACCTTGGACAgtgttataacagtacaacatgagaacaaCCTATAACAATCAAAAATAGTAGGCATACTATACAATAAATTGATTTATaagattttatattatttcaaacatGTAGTACATATATTTGagaacataaaaatgtatatatgttaacttatttatatttttgcttCAGAATATTGAACCTCATGATCATGTGTTTGAAgaaaacaacaacacaacaaaTTACCATTTGAGGACATTGCCAGCAGTTAAATATGCAACTGAAGATTTGGTAAGATAACACTTTTCTAaggtaaattgtaaaaatgtgcTTTACATGTAGATACTATTTCATAgcattcaaaaaatatttatttcatattacaCATGcaaagaaaattaaattttatgtgTACAAATGTAACCTCTACTAtagaactacatgtatatcagaGATCTCctgaataatatataaattccccatttccattttcaattttaaatgtgaTCTTTTGTTTTTGCATGAATCAACTGTCAGCATAAAATTATTTTGAGCTTAGCTCGTAAAATGAATTTCTAAGTCACCTTTTCACTTAGAGTCTGTAACCATGTGTTAAATTGTGCAAAAAGTATTCATGAATCTTAAGAACTGGGCCAAACTTAATTGAACTATATATATCGTCATGAGTGTATGATCttgtaaaaaatgtgtctgattaAAATACCTGACAACCAACATGGATGTTTATTCTAAAAAATAATCACAGGGGGAAAAAATCAAGTCATATCTATTATCTGGAAAATTATTAGttaaaaaaagttggaaaatctATGTAATTCGTTGCAACCAATTGAATAACATCAGATAATTTCCATTTTTTGCTCACCTGGCACAAAGGGCCAAgggagcttttctcatcacttggcattaAGTGTCCGTCGTcgctaacttttacaaaaatttctcctctgaaactactgggctaaatttaaccaaacttggccacaatcatcattagggtatctagtttaaaaaaatgtgtaggtataaacccggccaaccaatcaagatggcccccatggctaaaaatagaacataggggtaaattgttgttttttgcttataactcaaaatccaaagcattaagagcaaatctgagaaAGTATAAAATTGTTGATCACGTCAAGATGTATCtgtcctaaaattttcagataaatcagacaacctgttgttgggttgctgcccctgaattggtaattttaaggaaattttgctgttttttgtaattatcttgaatattattatataaagagataaactgtaaaccgcaatattgtacagcaaagtaagacctaaaaataagtcaacatgaccaaaatggtcaattgaccctctaaggagttattgcccttcatagtcaattttaagcaatgttcataaaatttgtagaacattacaaaaagaaaaaaaaacgacaaaatttaactaaaaaaatgtgtaaatttgacaaatagaaaaaaatccgcaaaacttcatgaatgattttggcatAAAGACGTCATAGCTAAACGTGAACTGTGGACTTGATgtcaacttttagccaatgaaaaaaattgttacatccaaattgcattagaatttataataatttcagatTGACAATGTAAGCTGTGATTCATCTCAAGAAAATCAGAATTTGTCTTCCTCACAAATCTCTCAAGAATCTAACTGGAGTGCAACATCAAATGCGCAGGGTGTCTTAAAAGAAGGACTTCATAGCATGAATTCAGCCCTTGATCTGCTTGGAAAAGGTACAATAAGTCCTATTAAATTTCAACTGAAAACGCCTCTTGAACATGTAAAAGACAGTACTGTGCGTTATTTGAAACGGAAGGCAAATGAGGCTGTACATTCTGTACTTGAACACATTGCACCAGGGCAATCATCTCAACTATTACATCTTTTGGCTCGTGAAACTAGTATTATTAATGTTCCAACTACATCCACagatttaacaaatttgattgcAAACCTCTACATGGAAGCTGACAACAATACCCTCAAATGCCAATTACTGTCAATGATTTCATCACCAGACATGCATACTAAGGAAAACCTTCAATCTCTCATACCGGGTTTGTCAAAATGGAAAATTGACCAAAGTAGGTCACATATTGCTACTTGTGGTGCAGGTGTCCCCCAACAGACCCAGGGTAGTTTCTATAGAAACAGAATGGATCCGGAAAAACTGGAACATGCATTAGACTTTATTTTAGATccaaattttgttcaaatttgttCCTATGGTACCAGAAATCTGAAGTTTGATAATGGAGAGACTGTATCTATACCAGAAGTAGTGAGAACCTCGTGTCATTCATCTCTTGTGCAGATGTACAAGACATATTGCAAAGAATCAGTATTTACTCCCTTAGCTGATTCAACATTGTATAAAATCTTATCAACATGTTCAGCAGCTAAAAGAACCAACCTTAGTGGATTGGACAACATGGCTGCAGATGGCACATCTGCATGTGACAGTCTGTTAAAGACCATTGAGGACCTTAGTGATCATGGAGTGGTGAAAGATAAGATTATGGAATTAAAGTCAGGCATAAAATCTTTAAAGCTGTATTTGAAATCAGAATATTCCAGAAATATAGATATGGCCAGTACAATCCCAGATCATTGCATGAAATTTGCACTTAGCTCTTCATCAGATGTCCTTCTACAAGAGAAATGTGATCACCAGCATGAAGCATTGTGTGAGAAGTGTGGGTTAATGGAAGAAATGGAGCATCAAATCAAGACAGCTATTTCGTCTGTTCAAGGTATTCTTTATTTCTTACCTCTGGTTTAGTCTTTTCAAACTGATATTTTGATTAGCTAATACATTTAACATTTACCATTTATTGtgtgtgaaaaaatataatacatcCAATAAGCTGAATCATTgtataatatgaaaaaatatttaatatataaagtAACTAAAAGTAGACGTGCAATACTATCACTTACGGTACTAAGGCAAATGATAAAAGGGTGATGAATTTGAATGAAAATacacatttaaaacatatttgtaagACATATACTACACAATAAAATGATTATTGCATGAAAATTGGTTAGAATTGTTCCTTGTAGAACAGAATATTtgtattgcactcgcaagctcatGCAAAATAAACACTGAAACTAGAAGGGCTGTAGCAGAGGAAAAGAATTGGAATCAAATTACAATTTAATAACATGTAGAAAAAAGGACTAATAAACTcaatttttctaatactttatttACATATGTAATATAAAAGTTAAGGACTTTCATTTGTTCAGTCAATAAGTTATATATTGACCAGTTACATTATATTGACACTTGGACTTTGTCCTCTGTCAATATAATCTGAAAGGtccatatacaaatgtatattgttACTAACCCTCGTCAAAAGTCTGTAATtgatacatacatacatactgattatttattattataaagacTAATTATAAGgagaatatttttttacagaCTTTGAGACAGCCAGTGATATAAAGTTATCTGTAGATTTTGACATTAGCAAAGTGAAGCAGTGGAAATCTCACATACTTCGGaccaaaaatcaaaatgaatgtcGCTACCATTTAATGGAAACCCTTGAAAGCCATCAAATGATAATTGTTATGGATTGGGCCATGAAGTTCCTGCCTTTGCTCTTCAGGGAAAAGCAGTCCGACTTTTATGGTCAGAAAGGTTTAAATTGGCATGTCTCTGTTGCCATATTTAGATCATCAGATGGTGCTTTAAAAGTGAGTTTAAGAtaccaattaattttttttattgtgaagtcacataccaaacaattacttatttacaaaaataagtcCCAAAtttagctcacctggcaatgggtaGCGTAGAAAGTTAAAGAGGTATTTGCGACATTAAAACTAATACCATTATCTCCCTTTCTTAATTCAAAAGAAATTCGTAAATCAATTTCAATCCTTATTTCAGTGTGAAAATTTCATCACAAGAAAATCACaacaaaatttcacaatttttttttattgtttttggtaCCTAAACTAGGTGGCATCATTAATATACTTCTGGCCTCAATGACTGAGTGTATTAGGTAAACATTCAGTGTTTTCTGGCATCTTTGACACttcataatataataaaatttgataaaaggcCTTTTTAGGTGCAACATGGGAGTTTTTTTGctaattattgtagaaattacatgtcaatacataaCGCAATTAGGAgacaactgtattgtattttaggttaagatcaattggggatttgatagTTGCAAGTTAAGATTACTGGCGACACGTTAGTGGAGACGGTAGACaagtatttgcgaccatcaaatccccaattgatgctgtcagagcttaaaatacaaaattgttatttgaattctaatgaaactgacagaaagcaacgtctcattggtactcataccacatcttcctatatctaattcaCATGCTTCATGTTTCTCTAATCACTGATGGAAAATTAAAGATAACAAACCTGGATGTGTATCCAAGAATAATTATTTACAGGAATGgttttaagtttatgtttatatagtttataactgcataatttaataaatgtttccTTTACAGCATAACACGTTCACACATTTATTAAATGGCTGCAAACAAGATTGGTATGCTGTTGCATCAATTCTGGAACACACTTTGCATACCATAAAAGCACAGAAAGCAGAGGTTGAGGAGGTATTTCTTCGCAGTGATAATGCTGGTTGTTATCACTGCGGATGCCTATGGCTTGCTTTGGATGGAATTGGGGAAAGGACAggtaactattttatttattcaatatgaATTAGATGCATTTAGGATGTGCATATGAGGTTATAGGTTTTTGCAGTAAATGTCAAATGTTTGGACTGCTTCAATTTGAGGCTCTAAAGAGAcagtgtcactcaccttggtcaatTGGCATATCAAACATTAAGTTCACTCTCCAACAATGTAGATGAGAATAGATTTTAATGacaaaaactttttgtattttgatCATCTTGTAATACTGATCTTTAACAGTTTCTTTGACTTATAATAGATTCTGCCATGCTGATCATTTTTgatttaaaatgtgtatttactTATTATAATTTAGATCATATATGAGATATAACACAACCAAAATCATTTCTCTCTAAATATCAGTTTCCTTTATACATGCATGTAAtaggcaaaaatgaaaataatttctttgtcatttatgaGCCATAACTCCTATAGGTTTTCTCGTAATACAGTTAGACACATAAAAAAAACCGGTATAATGAGCAATCGTCAGATCCCTAAAGGGGTCAAGAGACCATCTTGATCCTTTTGACTTTTTTTTGGTCtcactttgctgaacaattttgttgtgtacagtttatctctatctgttAAAATGTTCATGATtaaaaccaaaaaaggaaattttcctaaaaattaccaattatagGGCAGAAACCCAACAAATGGTTGCATGAAGGATGTCAAGTGGTGATTAAGAGCCCATTTGGCCCTTTTGGGCCAATTCAGCTAACAATAACCAACCAACTCATGAGGACACCAGTAAATCTAGATTAATTACTTTTTTAGAGTATCAATACTTTATCACAGGAAATAATcagtacattttttattttttttattttcttatttcaggTATTAGAATACTGAGATACGATTATAGTGAGCCCCAAGCAGGAAAATCAGTTTGTGATTCAAAAATAGCACACATGAGATGCAAAATGAAAATGCATGTTTCTTCAGGGGGCAATATCACCACAGCTGAGGATATGCAAGCAGCAATAATGAGTGGATCTGGTGTTTCTGGTTGTCAGTGTGCTGTTGTTTCGGTTGATACCACAAAGCAAACCATGTTCCAACACAAGCTTAAAGGGGTAAACTCTATTTCAAATcttaaatttgaagaaaacaacatcattcattggcaatcattcaaCATAGGCATAGGTAGAAAAATCATGAGGTCTGATGTTCTTAGACAGGAGCAAGAAGAAACGGGTCTGATAATACATAGTAATTTCGATAAATTGCCTGACAATAAACATGGGGATATTAGATCGTGTAGACCAACAACCGTAAATGATGGTGACCAGGAAAACAGAAATGAAGATGCTGATGTCACTCAAGAACTGCCAAATGAGAATGTTGTAGAAGATATTGTTGAAGGTCCAGCTAAATTGTTTCTTTGTCCTGAACAAGGATGTATCAAAATGTACCAAACCCATTCAAATTTAGAAAGACACGTTTATTTAGACAGACATGTATATGAATCGAATCCTCAAACCTCTACCTATGATCAAGTAAGGAAGAAGTGGGCAGAAACCTGCTATACCAATCTCGAGGTTTCGCAAGTAGGTGTTTCAACACTTAGAAGAAGTACTGAAGGTGAAAGTGTTGAAAACgacatgaccatgatgacagcAGATCAAAATGTAGGTTGGGCGCTCAAAAAGGACAGAAAGGTCACTAGATTTTCTACTCGGGTAAAGAGCTATTTAAGCGATGTTTTTCAAGCTGGAAACATATCTGGGAAAAAGGTCAACCCAAGTGACATTTCTAAATTGATGAA
Encoded here:
- the LOC139495230 gene encoding uncharacterized protein, translating into MDCHFGLLFPTVACGILPRFPLEATKVKLNDCNKSTQSHLSSLKLSQKLREGELISFRAGLFTFNGNIEVCPKHRHFLGIFWRPKAGCAFPEHLGRCRPDRPINLEMCRNIYFEKGVVLPVGAGICKKCRGVYYNTFPATDVECQNIEPHDHVFEENNNTTNYHLRTLPAVKYATEDLIDNVSCDSSQENQNLSSSQISQESNWSATSNAQGVLKEGLHSMNSALDLLGKGTISPIKFQLKTPLEHVKDSTVRYLKRKANEAVHSVLEHIAPGQSSQLLHLLARETSIINVPTTSTDLTNLIANLYMEADNNTLKCQLLSMISSPDMHTKENLQSLIPGLSKWKIDQSRSHIATCGAGVPQQTQGSFYRNRMDPEKLEHALDFILDPNFVQICSYGTRNLKFDNGETVSIPEVVRTSCHSSLVQMYKTYCKESVFTPLADSTLYKILSTCSAAKRTNLSGLDNMAADGTSACDSLLKTIEDLSDHGVVKDKIMELKSGIKSLKLYLKSEYSRNIDMASTIPDHCMKFALSSSSDVLLQEKCDHQHEALCEKCGLMEEMEHQIKTAISSVQDFETASDIKLSVDFDISKVKQWKSHILRTKNQNECRYHLMETLESHQMIIVMDWAMKFLPLLFREKQSDFYGQKGLNWHVSVAIFRSSDGALKHNTFTHLLNGCKQDWYAVASILEHTLHTIKAQKAEVEEVFLRSDNAGCYHCGCLWLALDGIGERTGIRILRYDYSEPQAGKSVCDSKIAHMRCKMKMHVSSGGNITTAEDMQAAIMSGSGVSGCQCAVVSVDTTKQTMFQHKLKGVNSISNLKFEENNIIHWQSFNIGIGRKIMRSDVLRQEQEETGLIIHSNFDKLPDNKHGDIRSCRPTTVNDGDQENRNEDADVTQELPNENVVEDIVEGPAKLFLCPEQGCIKMYQTHSNLERHVYLDRHVYESNPQTSTYDQVRKKWAETCYTNLEVSQVGVSTLRRSTEGESVENDMTMMTADQNVGWALKKDRKVTRFSTRVKSYLSDVFQAGNISGKKVNPSDISKLMKCSRNEDGERRFCREECLTTSQINSYFSRLALLNRRDGVHNRQRIELMEDEDLQSVVAAIEDEELRETLHAHLG